One Dromiciops gliroides isolate mDroGli1 chromosome 3, mDroGli1.pri, whole genome shotgun sequence DNA segment encodes these proteins:
- the LOC122750513 gene encoding olfactory receptor 56A1-like — MSYPMAPANNSSPVALSEFLLICFPGYQSWQHWLSLPLSLLFLLAMATNVILLLTIWLEASLHEPMYYLLSLLSLLDIVLCLTVIPKVLAIFWFDLRAISFSACFLQMFIMNSFLPMESCTFMVMAYDRYVAICHPLRYPSIITDQFVVKASVFIVARNALVFAPIPILSSRLHYCGKNVIENCICANLSVSQLSCDNFTLNRLYQFVAGWTIIGSDLILIFISYTFILWAVLRIKAEGAATKALSTCGSHFILIFFFSTILLVVVLTNVARKRVPMDILILLNVLHHLIPPALNPIVYGVRTKEIKQGIQKLLKRMV, encoded by the coding sequence ATGTCCTACCCCATGGCACCTGCCAACAACAGCTCACCTGTTGCACTCTCTGAGTTCCTCCTCATCTGCTTTCCCGGCTACCAGAGCTGGCAGCACTGGCTCTCCCTGCCCCTGAGCCTGCTCTTCCTCCTGGCCATGGCTACCAATGTTATCCTACTGCTCACCATCTGGTTAGAGGCCTCTCTTCATGAGCCCATGTACTACCTGCTCAGCCTGCTCTCCCTGTTGGATATTGTGCTCTGTCTCACTGTCATCCCCAAGGTCCTGGCTATCTTCTGGTTTGATCTCAGGGCCATCAGtttctctgcctgtttcctcCAGATGTTCATTATGAACAGTTTTCTTCCCATGGAATCCTGTACCTTTATGGTCATGGCATATGATCGCTATGTGGCCATTTGCCACCCCCTGcgctatccatccatcatcactGATCAGTTTGTGGTCAAAGCTAGTGTATTCATCGTGGCCAGAAATGCTCTTGTTTTTGCACCCATTCCAATCCTTTCTTCCAGACTTCATTACTgtggaaaaaatgtaattgagaactGTATCTGCGCCAACTTATCTGTGTCCCAACTCTCCTGTGACAATTTTACTCTTAACCGACTTTACCAGTTTGTGGCTGGCTGGACCATAATTGGTTCTGacctcatcctcatcttcatttcttatacCTTTATCCTTTGGGCTGTACTGAGGATCAAAGCTGAGGGGGCTGCAACCAAGGCCCTGAGCACATGTGGCTCCCACTTTATTCTCATCTTCTTCTTCAGTACCATCTTGTTGGTTGTGGTTCTGACAAATGTGGCCAGGAAGAGAGTTCCCATGGACATCCTGATCCTTCTCAATGTCCTTCACCACCTTATCCCCCCAGCCCTGAATCCCATTGTCTATGGTGTGAGGACCAAGGAGATCAAACAAGGGATCCAGAAATTACTGAAAAGGATGGTGTGA